AGCGCGCCCCCGGCGTACGCCACGACGGTCAGCGCCAGCACGGCGATGGGGTAGAGGCCGGAGGCCGGCAGCGCGACGTGCCGGAGGGCCAGGGCCCCGGCCCGGCCGACGGCGAGGCCCGCGGCGAGCCCGACGGCCAGTTCGAGCACCATTTCGCCGAGCAGGACGTACCAGTGCCCCGCGGGGTCGTGGGTCGTGGAGAAGGCGACGACGAGGATGATCACGGGTGCGTCGTTGAAGCCGGACTCGGCTTCGAGCACGCCGGTCAGCCGGCGCGGCAGCGGGACGCGGCGCAGCACGGAGAACACGGCGGCGGCGTCGGTCGAGGACACCACGGCGCCCATCACGAGGGCCGCTTCCCAGGGGAATCCGGCCAGGTAGTGGGCCGCCGCGGCGGTGACGGCGACGCTGACCGCGACGCCCGCGGTGGCGAGCGCGGCGGCGGCCGGCACGGCGGGGCGGATGTCGTGCCAGCGGGTGCTGAGGCCGCCCTCGGCGAGGATGACCACGAGCGCCGCGTAGCCGAGCACCTGGGCCAGCTCCGCGTCGCTGAACTCGATGCCGAGCCCGTCCCGTCCGAGCAGCATGCCGATGGCGAGGTAGAGCAGGAGCGACGGCAGGCCGCTGCGCGACGTGAGCCGGACGGCGGCGACCGCCACGAGCAGCACGAGGGCGCCGGCGAACATCAGCTCGTTGAGGCGGTCGACAGTCAGCGGCGGTCCTTCCTCCCGGGGGCGGAGGCAGCGTACCGGGTCGGCAGTTCACGGCCTTTGCGGCGAATTTACCAGCATATGAACGCGGCGCCCGGGGGCTGTGACTCCCCGTAGGCTCACCTCAGTGGCCGTATGTCTATGGTTGCCTCCTACCGCTCAGCTGCCCTGTGAAGGACAGAGATGCCCGCCAAGAAGCCCAGGCGACGCGGTCGTCTGACCGTGATCGCTCTCGTAATGCTGCTCGTGGCCGCGCTCGGCTACGGCGCCTACTGGAGCGTCAGCACCGTGCGGGCCTCCTTCCCGCAGGTCTCGGGCGAGATCGCGATCGACGGCCTGTCCGCGCCCGTGACCGTCTCCCGGGACGGGAACGGAATTCCCCAGCTGTACGCCGACTCGGCGGAGGACCTGTTCCGCGCCCAGGGGTATGTGCACGCGCAGGACCGTTTCTGGGAAATGGACGTCCGGCGCCACATGACGGCGGGACGGCTCTCCGAGATGTTCGGGGAGGAGCAGGTCGAGACGGACGCGTTCCTGCGGACGCTCGGCTGGCACGACGTCGCGCAGCGGGAGTACGACGAGCTCCTCTCCGAGGAGACCAAGGCGTATCTCCAGGCATACGCGGACGGCGTCAACGCCTACCTGGCCGAGAACAGCGGCGAGGAGATCTCCGTCGAGTACGCGGCGCTCGGTTTCGTCAACGACTACGAGCCGGAGGAGTGGGAGCCCGTCGACTCCGTGGCCTGGCTGAAGGCGATGGCCTGGGACCTGCGCGGCAACATGCAGGAGGAGATCGACCGTTCGCTGCTGGCCACCCGGCTGAGCCCGGAGGAGATCGAGGAGCTGTACCCGGAGTACCCGTACGACCGGAACAACCCGATCGTCCAGGAGACGGACGCGGAGGGCGGGAGCGCCGCGGGCGAGGGCACGTCCCTCGACGGGACGCTGCCGGGGGACGGGGTGGCCGACGACGGCGTGGCCGACGACGGGTTCACCGGTGTCGGCCTGCCCGCGGACGCCGAGGAGGCGCTCGGCGGCGCGTCCGCGCAGCTGTCCTCGGTGGCCGACAGCCTGGACACCGTGCCCGCGCTGCTCGGCACGAACGGCAGCGGCATCGGGTCCAACTCGTGGGTCGTCCACGGCGACTACACCACCACCGGCCTCCCGCTGCTGGCCAACGACCCGCACCTGGCGCCGTCCCTGCCCGGCGTGTGGTACCAGATGGGGCTGCACTGCTCGGAGGTGTCGGCCGAGTGCCCGTTCGCCGTTTCCGGGTTCACGTTCGCCGGAATGCCGGGCGTCGTCATCGGCCACAACCAGGACATCGCGTGGGGCCTGACCAACCTCGGCGCGGACGTGACCGATCTGCGGCTGGAAAAGCTCAACGACGGCAACTACCTGCGTGACGGCGAGCAGATCCCGTACGAGACCCGCAGCGAAACAATCAACGTGGCGGGCGGCGAGCCCCGCGAGATCACGGTCCGCTCCACCGGCAACGGCCCGATCATCTCCGACCGCGGTGAGGAGTACGCCGACGTCGGCGACAGCGCCCCGGTCGACTCGGCCGCGCCCGACCGCGGCGAGGGCTACGCCGTCTCCCTCAGCTGGACCGCGCTCGAACCGTCCCGCACGATGGACGCCGTCTTCTCGCTCAACGCCGCGTCCGGCTGGGAGGAGTTCCGCGCCGCCGCCGAGGACTTCGCCGTGCCCTCGCAGAACCTGATCTACGCGGACACCGAGGGCAACATCGGCTACCAGGCCCCCGGCCTCATCCCGATCCGCGGCGAGGGGGACGGCCGTTACCCCTCGCCCGGCTGGGACTCCGCCTACGACTGGGCCGATGAGTACATCCCGCAGGACGAGCTGCCCTGGGAGTTCAACCCCGAACGCGGCTACATCGTCACGGCCAACCAGGCCGTCGTCGGCGACGACTACGGCTACCGGCTGACCGACGACTGGAGCTACGGCACCCGCAGCCAGCGCATCGAGGACCTCATCCGCGGCACGATCGAGGACGGAGGCAAGATCTCGACCGGCGACATGCAGGACATCCAGCTCGACAACAGCAACGAGATGGCCAAGCTGCTCGTCCCCCACCTGCTGCGCATCGACATCTCCGACCCCTACGTGCGCGAGGCGCAGGCGCTCCTCGAAGGGTGGGACTACACCCAGGACGCCGACTCCCCGGCCGCCGCCTACTACAACGCGGTGTGGCGCAACGTCCTCCAGCTGGCGTTCGGCAACAAGCTGCCCAAGGAACTGCGCGTCGAGGGCCAGTGCCTGAGCGTCCCGCCGGCCGACGAGTCGCAGCCGCTGGAGAACCTCGACGGCGGCGACCGGATGATCACCGAGTGCGGCGAACGTTCCCCCGAGACCGCGCAGCCCGACGGCGGCGACCGGTGGTTCGAGGTGGTCAGGGGCCTCCTCGATGACCCGGAGAACCCCTGGTGGACCGTGCCGGAGACGGACACCGAGCAGGCCGTCGAGCACCGTGACGACCTGCTGGCCCGCGCCATGCGCGACGCCCGCTGGGAACTGACCGCCGAGCTGGGCAAGGACATCGACACCTGGAGCTGGGGCCGGCTGCACCGGCTGATGCTGAACAACCAGACCCTGGGCACCGAGGGTCCTGGCCCCGTGCAGTGGATGCTCAACCGCGGCCCGTGGAACATCGCCGGCGGCACCGACGCCGTCGACGCCAGCGGCTGGAACGCGGCCGGCGGCTACGACATCACCTGGGTGCCGTCCATGCGGATGGTCGTGAGTCTCGACAACTTCGACGACTCCCTGTGGATCAACCTCACGGGCGCGTCGGGACACGCCTACCACGGCAACTACACCGACCAGACCGACCTGTGGGCCAGGGGCGAGTACCTGCCGTGGGCGTTCAGCCGCGAGGCGGTGGAGGAGCGGGCGGAGAACACCCTGACCCTCACGCCCGCGAACGCCTCCTGACGCCCGCTCACGCCCCCGGGGTACGCCCGGGGGCGCGGAACCTGTGCACGCCCTCCGGCGTGACGGCGGCGTGCACAGGCCGGTCGTGCGGCTCCCTCGGCAGCTCGTCGACGACCTCGTGCCCGTACACGAGCACCACCAGGTCGGGCTCGGAGCCGGCCGCCGACAGCCGGGCGAGCACCCGGTCGTAGCTGCCTCCGCCCCGGCCCATCCGCACGCCGCGCCGGTCCACCGCGAGGCCGGGCAGCAGCACCACACCGGCGTCCACCACCGCGTCGCGCCCCAGGCGCACGCCCCCCGGCTCGCGCAGCCGCGCCCGGCCGCCGCGTTCCGACTCCACCAGCCGGTCCGCGCCCTCGTACCGCGCCCAGTCCAGGTCGTCGTCCGGCAGCAGCACCGGCAGCAGCACCCGCACCCCGCGTTCCGCGAGCACGTCGAGCAGCCGGCCGGTGCCGGGCTCGCGCCCCACCGACACGTACGCGGCGACCGTGTCCGCGGCGGCCAGCCCCGGCAGGTCGAGCGCGCGGTCGGCCAGCGCCCCGGCCGCCTCCTCCACCTCGTCGTCCGACATGGCGGCCCGCACGGCGAGCAGGTCGCGCCGCACCTCGCGTTTACGTGCCGTCAACCCGTCCACGCCCATCGTTCACCTCTTTCACGTCTCGCCAATCGTTTCCTCCCTTAACACGACGCACTTCGGCAGTGCTCGGTGCCCGCTCACCGGATGGATAAAGTGACCGACATGACGTCACCACGCCCCCGGATCAGCAAGGCTGTCATTCCCGCCGCCGGGCTCGGCACACGATTTCTGCCCGCGACGAAGGCCACGCCCAAGGAAATGCTGCCGGTCGTCGACCAGCCCGCGATCCAGTATGTGGTGGAGGAGGCGACCGCCGCCGGACTCACCGACGTACTCATGATCACCGGCCGGAACAAGCGACCGGTCGAGGACCATTTCGACCGCAACTACGAGCTGGAGGACGCGCTGCGCCGCAAGGGCGACTCGGAACGGCTCTCCCGCGTCCAGCAGTCCACCGCGCTCGCCACCATCCACTACGTCCGCCAGGGCGACCCCAAGGGCCTGGGGCACGCCGTCCAGTGCGCCGAGCCGCACGTCGGCGACCAGCCGTTCGCGGTGCTCCTCGGTGACGACCTGATCGACCCCCGCGACCCCCTGCTCACCCGGATGATCGAGGCCCAGGCCGAGCACGGCGGCAGCGTCATCGCCCTGATGGAGGTCGACCCGGAGCAGATCCACCTCTACGGCGCGGCGTCCGTCGACCCCGTCGCGGACGGCGTGATGCGCGTCACGGGCCTGGTCGAGAAGCCCGACCCCGCCGACGCGCCGAGCAACCTGGCCATCATCGGCCGCTACGTGCTCGACCCCGGCGTCTTCGCCGTGCTCGACCGGACCCCGCCCGGCCGCGGCGGCGAGATCCAGCTGACCGACGCACTCCAGACCATGGCGCGCGAGCCCGAGGCCGCGGGGCCCGTCTACGGCGTGGTGTTCAAGGGCCGCCGCTACGACACCGGCGACCGCGGCGACTACCTGCGGTCCATCGTGCGCCTCGCCTGCGAACGCCCCGATCTCGGCCCCGAGTTCCGCAGCTGGCTGCGCTCCTACGTCCGCGAGGAGATGCCCCAGATTGACTGATCTCTGGTCCGTGGACGAGCACCTCGACGACGTCCTCGGCGCCGTCCGCCCGCTCGCTCCCATCGAGCTCCCCCTCCTCGACGCCGACGGCTGCGTCCTCGTCGAGGACGTTCCGGTCACCGCACCGCTGCCGCCGTTCGACAACAGCTCCATGGACGGCTACGCGGTGCGCGTCGCCGACGTCGAGACGGCCACCGAGGAGTACCCCGCGGTGCTGCGCGTCATCGGCGACATCGCCGCGGGCAGCGGCCGGCCGCCGGCCGTCGGGCCCGGCGAGGCCGCCCGCATCATGACGGGCGCGCCCGTGCCGCCCGGCGCCCAGGCCGTCGTCCCCGTCGAGTGGACCGACGGGGGAACGGGCGCGGGCCCCGCCGACGCCATGACCGGCCGCGACCACGGGCCCGAGGTCCGTGTGCACCGGCCGGCCGCGGCCGGGGCGCACATCCGGCCCCGCGGCAGCGACGCGGCGCCAGGCACCGTCGCGCTCGCCGCCGGCACCGTGCTCGGCGCCCCCCAGATCGGCCTGCTCGCCGCGATAGGCCGGGCCACCGTGCCCGTCCGCCCCCGCCCGCGCGTCGTCGTCCTGTCCACGGGCAGCGAACTCACCGCGCCGGGCCGGCCGCTCGCCCCCGGCCGCATCCACGACTCCAACGGCTTCATGCTCACCGCGGCGGCCCGCGACGCGGGCGCCGTCGCCTACCGCGCCAGCGCCGTCGCCGACGAGCCGGAGACCCTGCGCGCCACGCTGGACGACCAGCTCGGCCGCGCCGACCTGATCGTCACCAGCGGGGGCGTCAGCGTCGGCGCCTACGACGTGGTCAAGGAGGCACTCGACGGCCGGGCCGAGTTCCGCAGGCTCGCCATGCAACCCGGCAAGCCGCAGGGCTTCGGCCTCATCGGCCCCGCGCGCACACCGCTGTTCGCCCTGCCGGGCAACCCGGTGAGCGCCTACGTCTCGTTCGAGCTGTTCGTGCGGCCCGCGCTGCGCGCCATGGCCGGCCGCACGGCGGACGCGCTGCACCGGCCGCGCACCACCGCCCGCCTCGACGGCGAAGGACCCGTGGCCTCCCCCGCGGGCCGCAGGCAGTACCTGCGCGGCAGCCACGACGCCGGGCGCGGAACGGTCCGCCCCGTCGGCGGCGCCGGCTCCCACCTCGTCGCCGCGCTGGCCCGGGCCGACGCCCTGATCGAAATCCCGGAAACGGTGACGGAGGTCGCGCCCGGCGCCGAGCTGACGGTGGTGCTGCTGCGCTGAGCGAGCGGTACCGTAGCTGCCCATGAGCACCCCGCACCTCACGCACCTCGACGCGTCCGGGGCCGCCCGGATGGTCGACGTGTCGGGCAAGGACATCACCGCCCGCGCCGCCACGGCCACCGGCCGGGTGCTCGTCGCGCCGCGGGTCGTCGAACTGCTGCGCGGCGAGGGCATGCCGAAGGGGGACGCGCTGGCCACCGCGCGGATCGCCGGCATCATGGGCGCCAAACGCACCCCCGACCTGATTCCCCTGTGCCACCCGCTGGCCCTGTCGGGCGTCGACGTGCGGCTCGCCGTCACCGACGAGGCCGTGGAGATCTCCGCCACCGTCCGCACCACCGACCGCACCGGCGTGGAGATGGAGGCGCTGACCGCCGTCTCCATCGCCGCGCTGACCGTCGTCGACATGGTCAAGGCCGTCGACAAGGCCGCCGTCGTCACCGACATCCGGGTCGAGGAGAAAACCGGCGGCGCCTCGGGTGACTGGAGCCGCGCCGGATGACCGCGGGCACCGGGCGGTACCGGGCCCTCGCGCTCACCGCCTCCAACCGCGCCGCCGCCGGCGTGTACGCCGACACCACGGGGCCGCTGATCGTCGCCGCCCTCGACGAGTTGGGCTTCGCCGCCGACGGCCCGCAGGTCGTTCCCGACGGCGAGCCGGTCGAGACCGCGCTGCGCGCCGCCGTGGCCGCCGGCTACGACGCCGTCCTCACCACGGGAGGCACCGGCATCTCCCCCACCGACCGCACCCCGGAGATGACCCGCAGGGTCCTGGACTACGAGATCTCCGGCATCCCGGAGGCCATTCGCGCCGCCGGCCTGGCGAAGGTGCCGACGGCCGCGCTCTCCCGCGGGCTCGCCGGCGTCGCGGGCCGCACACTCGTGATCAACCTCCCCGGGTCATCCGGCGGCGTCAAGGACGGGCTCGCCGTGCTGCGCCCGCTCCTGCGGCACGCCGTCGACCAGCTGAACGGCGGCGATCACCGGCCGTGAGCGCGCATCCGTGGTCCGTTGAACTGGCGGACGGCGACGTGGGCCTCAGGCCCATCCGGCAGCGCGACCACCGCGCCTGGCGCGAGGTGAACCAGCGCAACCGCGACTGGCTGCGCCCCTGGGAGGCCACCGTCCCGCCTCCGCCGCCCGGCCACCTGCCGGCCCGCAGGCCGACGTTCCGGCAGATGGTCAGGCACCTGCGGGCGGAGGCGCAGGCGGGGCGCATGCTGCCGTTCGTCATCGTCCACCAGGGGCGCCTGGCCGGGCAGTTGACGGTCGCCGGCATCACCTGGGGGTCCATGTGCTCCGCGCACATCGGCTACTGGATCGACCGCTCACTGGCCGGCCGGGGCATCGTGCCGACGGCCGTCGCCCTGGCGACCGACCACTGCTTCCGCTCCCTCGGCCTGCACCGGGTGGAGATCTGCATCCGCCCGGAGAACGGCCCGAGCCGGCGCGTGGTGGAAAAACTGGGTTTCCGCGAGGAGGGCGTGCGCCCCCGCTATCTCCATATCGACGGCGCCTGGCGCGACCACCTGGTCTTCGCGCTCACGGTCGAGGAGGTGCCGCAGGGCCTGCTGGCCCGGTGGCGGCGGGACAGCACGACCCAAAAATAAAACACATATTCGAATACGTCCGGCGGTACGAAGAAATACCCGGGATGACGGCCTGATCGTGCGACACACCGGGCTATTTGGCGGATGGACCCACGCGAACCCCTCTACGGTGTGAGCGTGAGCAGCAGTGGCCTCATCTTCGCAATGATCGTGGGGGCCTGGGCCGCCTACCTCGTGCCGATGTGGCTCCGCAGGCAGGACGAGCTGAACGAGGCCCGGCCGACGGAGCGCTTCAGCACCGCCATCAGGCTGCTGACGCGCGGAAGACGCGCGCCGGCGGCCCCGGCGGACGACGAGCCGGCCGAGGCGGCACCGCCGGACGTCTCCGCCGACGTCCGGTCCTTCGCCGAACCCGTCAAGCAGCCGAAACCGACCAGCACCCCGAACTCGCGCGCCAAAGTGCTCGCCCGCAGGCGCAGGACCACCATGGTCCTGCTGCTCGCGTTCACTCTGGGCGGAATCTTCGCCCTCACCGCCGGCTCCGGGTACCTGTGGCTTCCGGCCATTCCCGCCGTGCTGCTCACCGCCTACGTCGTGCACGTGCGCCGGCAGGAACGGCGCCGCTACGCCGTCGCCCTCGACCGCCGCCGGGCCGAGGAGGCCGCCAAGCGCCTGCGGGAACGCACGCAGCGCAGCAGGGCGGCCGTTCCCGAGAAGCCGGCCGCGGCCGTCGTGGAGCAGACCGACCACGCCGAGTGGGTCGACCAGCAGCGCCGCCGCGCCCGGCGCCCGGACGACGACCAGGAGGGCTGGGACCCCGCCCCCGTGCCCCTGCCGACCTACGTGAACGCCCCCGTCGCCCCGCGCACCACACGGGGCGTGGACCTCGACGGCCCCGACACCTGGAGCGCGGCCCGCTCCACCACGGCGGGCACGCCCGCGGCGCCCGCCGCGCCCCCCCGGCCCGCGCAACCGGCGGCCGACGTCAAGGCGCCGCAGCGCACACCGCTCTTCGACCAGTACGCCGACGAACCGCACCGCCGCGCGGCGGGCGAGTGACCCGGAGAACGGATTTCGGCTCACCCCCCGCGGGGTGTTACAGTTTCTCCCGAACGCGGGCCTGTAGCGCAGCCTGGTAGCGCATCTCGTTCGCAACGAGGGGGTCAGGGGTTCAAATCCCCTCAGGTCCACAGCAAGACCCGTTCCCAGGACCAGGTGGAACGGCAGACGGGAGCCCCCGCCGATCTCGATCGGCGGGGGCTCTCGCGTGTGTGCATGCAGCGAAGTACAGCAACGGCCTACGGGGGCGACGCTGCGGCGCCGAGGTGCTTGCCGAGCTTCCGCAGTGCCTTGCGCGTGGCCTCGGACGGGACGTGCGTGTACACCTCCATGGTGACCGCGATCTTGCTGTGCCGGAGGATCTGCATGGCGATGCGCGGGTGCACGTCCAGGGCCGCCAGGAGCGATCCGCAGGTGTGCCGGGTGTCGTGCAGCCGGATGCGGCGCACCCCCGCCTTGTCGGCCCGCGCGGCGAACTGCCGGTTGAAGTTCCTCGGCTCCACCGGAGTCCCGCACCGGGTGGTGAACACGAACCCGTTGTCCGTCCACAACTCCCCGACGGCCTTCCGCGCGGCAACCTGCGCCTCCCGCCGGAGCCTCAGCGCGGCCACGCAGATGTCCGGCAGCGGCAGCACGGCCATGGACGCCTCGGTCTTGGTCTCGTCGTGCACCAGGCGGCGCTGGATGCGTTGCAACGAGTGCTCCACGCTCAGCTCCCCCGCCTCCGACTCCAACTCGCCATCCACCAAGCCGAAGCAGCCACCTACGCCATCGAAGCCCACCGTCAACAGCACCAACCACCACACCCCAGACGCCGCAACGAGTAACAACCTTCTCTACGACTTCAAGGCGCCGCGCGTAGCGCGGCGCGCGCGGCAGCGGCGGCCCCCGGGCCGCCGCTCCTGTCTCCGCCCCGCTCCGGCCCAGGCCCGCCGGCCGCGCACCAACAGGCAGGCCGTAGAAGGTTGCTGTCACCGGGCGCCGTCGTGGCTAGGGGTCGGCTCCGCGGCTTTACGCACCTGCCGGGCTCGGGACCCGCGTCGAGCAAGGCCAGAGGGCCACTCGGGCACAACCGCGGGCAGGACCAGCCTGCCCAAGTCGCCGGCCAGCGTACGGCCCTCTGACCATGCCCGACCCCAACCCCAACAGGACACCGCCCAAACCCGCTCCACCGACTTGCGCGGTTGGGCAGATGCAAGTGAAGGTTTGACGACTTCCCTAGAAGGCCGGACACGGGCCGTCTCCAGCGATATGATCTCTTCGCCGATCACCCAGAGAATCACTGGCGAGGAAGTTCATGGATCAGTCTAGCCCTGAGCACTACCCAATTGCGGACTTCATTAAATGGAACAATGAAAAGGAGCTGGTCCTAAATCCCAATTTTCAACGAGGGCCAGTCTGGACAACTACTGCTCGCACGTATCTCATTGACACCATCTTGCACGGATACCCAGTCCCCAAGGTGTTAATGCGTACGCATATCGATCGCACTTCGCATCGAATCTTTCGGGAAGTCGTCGATGGCCAGCAGCGCCTTCGTACCATCATAGATTTCGCCGCTGGTAAGTTTAAGCTTGGGATTCGATCGAAAAACTATCGCGGGGCCGCTTACAGTAGCCTGCCGGGCGAACTTCAAGATAAGTTTCTTGCGTACAAAATCACGGCTGAGCAATTGATCAACGCAACTGACTCCGACGTGCTTGAAGTTTTTGCTCGGATCAACAGTTACGCCGTTCCGGTGAACGCGGCTGAGCTGCGCAATGCTAAGTACGACACGGAGTTCAGCTTCTCTGTACAGGAGCAGTCCCGTAAGTGGACTGATCTCTGGGACCTAGGGATCTTGGGCAAGCGAGACCAGGTCAGAATGATCGGCTATTCGCTGATGGCAGAGATGTACAGCGTTCTACTGCAAGGCGTCACCGATGGCGGCGAAGATAAGATCAACCGCCTCTACGAGCGAAAGAAGGCGGGCTTCCCCGAGCAAGCGAAGGTTGAGCAGCGCGTCGATCGAATTCTCGACGTGATGTTCGACCACGTTGTGCCCAGTCTCGCGAATGAACCGATCGTTAAACGCCCGCAAGCACTTATGATCTTCGCGGCCCTCGCCTACGCCGAGTTTGGAATTCCCAGCGGTGATATCGGCGATGAGCACATGCCTGTACGCCCTGACGGCTTCAGCGAGAGTATCGAGCGGTTCACGGCGAATCTGACGTACCTGAATGAGATCCTAAAATCTGAGGAGCCGCCCAGAGAATTCGAGCGCTTCTACACGACTTCCAAGTCCTCGACTCAGCGCATTGCTAGCCGAAGGGAGCGGTTC
Above is a genomic segment from Streptomyces marincola containing:
- a CDS encoding GNAT family N-acetyltransferase; this encodes MSAHPWSVELADGDVGLRPIRQRDHRAWREVNQRNRDWLRPWEATVPPPPPGHLPARRPTFRQMVRHLRAEAQAGRMLPFVIVHQGRLAGQLTVAGITWGSMCSAHIGYWIDRSLAGRGIVPTAVALATDHCFRSLGLHRVEICIRPENGPSRRVVEKLGFREEGVRPRYLHIDGAWRDHLVFALTVEEVPQGLLARWRRDSTTQK
- the galU gene encoding UTP--glucose-1-phosphate uridylyltransferase GalU produces the protein MTSPRPRISKAVIPAAGLGTRFLPATKATPKEMLPVVDQPAIQYVVEEATAAGLTDVLMITGRNKRPVEDHFDRNYELEDALRRKGDSERLSRVQQSTALATIHYVRQGDPKGLGHAVQCAEPHVGDQPFAVLLGDDLIDPRDPLLTRMIEAQAEHGGSVIALMEVDPEQIHLYGAASVDPVADGVMRVTGLVEKPDPADAPSNLAIIGRYVLDPGVFAVLDRTPPGRGGEIQLTDALQTMAREPEAAGPVYGVVFKGRRYDTGDRGDYLRSIVRLACERPDLGPEFRSWLRSYVREEMPQID
- a CDS encoding penicillin acylase family protein, translating into MPAKKPRRRGRLTVIALVMLLVAALGYGAYWSVSTVRASFPQVSGEIAIDGLSAPVTVSRDGNGIPQLYADSAEDLFRAQGYVHAQDRFWEMDVRRHMTAGRLSEMFGEEQVETDAFLRTLGWHDVAQREYDELLSEETKAYLQAYADGVNAYLAENSGEEISVEYAALGFVNDYEPEEWEPVDSVAWLKAMAWDLRGNMQEEIDRSLLATRLSPEEIEELYPEYPYDRNNPIVQETDAEGGSAAGEGTSLDGTLPGDGVADDGVADDGFTGVGLPADAEEALGGASAQLSSVADSLDTVPALLGTNGSGIGSNSWVVHGDYTTTGLPLLANDPHLAPSLPGVWYQMGLHCSEVSAECPFAVSGFTFAGMPGVVIGHNQDIAWGLTNLGADVTDLRLEKLNDGNYLRDGEQIPYETRSETINVAGGEPREITVRSTGNGPIISDRGEEYADVGDSAPVDSAAPDRGEGYAVSLSWTALEPSRTMDAVFSLNAASGWEEFRAAAEDFAVPSQNLIYADTEGNIGYQAPGLIPIRGEGDGRYPSPGWDSAYDWADEYIPQDELPWEFNPERGYIVTANQAVVGDDYGYRLTDDWSYGTRSQRIEDLIRGTIEDGGKISTGDMQDIQLDNSNEMAKLLVPHLLRIDISDPYVREAQALLEGWDYTQDADSPAAAYYNAVWRNVLQLAFGNKLPKELRVEGQCLSVPPADESQPLENLDGGDRMITECGERSPETAQPDGGDRWFEVVRGLLDDPENPWWTVPETDTEQAVEHRDDLLARAMRDARWELTAELGKDIDTWSWGRLHRLMLNNQTLGTEGPGPVQWMLNRGPWNIAGGTDAVDASGWNAAGGYDITWVPSMRMVVSLDNFDDSLWINLTGASGHAYHGNYTDQTDLWARGEYLPWAFSREAVEERAENTLTLTPANAS
- a CDS encoding 5-formyltetrahydrofolate cyclo-ligase, whose product is MDGLTARKREVRRDLLAVRAAMSDDEVEEAAGALADRALDLPGLAAADTVAAYVSVGREPGTGRLLDVLAERGVRVLLPVLLPDDDLDWARYEGADRLVESERGGRARLREPGGVRLGRDAVVDAGVVLLPGLAVDRRGVRMGRGGGSYDRVLARLSAAGSEPDLVVLVYGHEVVDELPREPHDRPVHAAVTPEGVHRFRAPGRTPGA
- a CDS encoding MogA/MoaB family molybdenum cofactor biosynthesis protein; the encoded protein is MTAGTGRYRALALTASNRAAAGVYADTTGPLIVAALDELGFAADGPQVVPDGEPVETALRAAVAAGYDAVLTTGGTGISPTDRTPEMTRRVLDYEISGIPEAIRAAGLAKVPTAALSRGLAGVAGRTLVINLPGSSGGVKDGLAVLRPLLRHAVDQLNGGDHRP
- a CDS encoding DUF262 domain-containing protein; this encodes MDQSSPEHYPIADFIKWNNEKELVLNPNFQRGPVWTTTARTYLIDTILHGYPVPKVLMRTHIDRTSHRIFREVVDGQQRLRTIIDFAAGKFKLGIRSKNYRGAAYSSLPGELQDKFLAYKITAEQLINATDSDVLEVFARINSYAVPVNAAELRNAKYDTEFSFSVQEQSRKWTDLWDLGILGKRDQVRMIGYSLMAEMYSVLLQGVTDGGEDKINRLYERKKAGFPEQAKVEQRVDRILDVMFDHVVPSLANEPIVKRPQALMIFAALAYAEFGIPSGDIGDEHMPVRPDGFSESIERFTANLTYLNEILKSEEPPREFERFYTTSKSSTQRIASRRERFRVFCEALTEDGMEH
- a CDS encoding tyrosine-type recombinase/integrase, which gives rise to MDGELESEAGELSVEHSLQRIQRRLVHDETKTEASMAVLPLPDICVAALRLRREAQVAARKAVGELWTDNGFVFTTRCGTPVEPRNFNRQFAARADKAGVRRIRLHDTRHTCGSLLAALDVHPRIAMQILRHSKIAVTMEVYTHVPSEATRKALRKLGKHLGAAASPP
- the sepX gene encoding divisome protein SepX/GlpR produces the protein MSSSGLIFAMIVGAWAAYLVPMWLRRQDELNEARPTERFSTAIRLLTRGRRAPAAPADDEPAEAAPPDVSADVRSFAEPVKQPKPTSTPNSRAKVLARRRRTTMVLLLAFTLGGIFALTAGSGYLWLPAIPAVLLTAYVVHVRRQERRRYAVALDRRRAEEAAKRLRERTQRSRAAVPEKPAAAVVEQTDHAEWVDQQRRRARRPDDDQEGWDPAPVPLPTYVNAPVAPRTTRGVDLDGPDTWSAARSTTAGTPAAPAAPPRPAQPAADVKAPQRTPLFDQYADEPHRRAAGE
- the glp gene encoding molybdotransferase-like divisome protein Glp, with amino-acid sequence MTDLWSVDEHLDDVLGAVRPLAPIELPLLDADGCVLVEDVPVTAPLPPFDNSSMDGYAVRVADVETATEEYPAVLRVIGDIAAGSGRPPAVGPGEAARIMTGAPVPPGAQAVVPVEWTDGGTGAGPADAMTGRDHGPEVRVHRPAAAGAHIRPRGSDAAPGTVALAAGTVLGAPQIGLLAAIGRATVPVRPRPRVVVLSTGSELTAPGRPLAPGRIHDSNGFMLTAAARDAGAVAYRASAVADEPETLRATLDDQLGRADLIVTSGGVSVGAYDVVKEALDGRAEFRRLAMQPGKPQGFGLIGPARTPLFALPGNPVSAYVSFELFVRPALRAMAGRTADALHRPRTTARLDGEGPVASPAGRRQYLRGSHDAGRGTVRPVGGAGSHLVAALARADALIEIPETVTEVAPGAELTVVLLR
- the moaC gene encoding cyclic pyranopterin monophosphate synthase MoaC, producing MSTPHLTHLDASGAARMVDVSGKDITARAATATGRVLVAPRVVELLRGEGMPKGDALATARIAGIMGAKRTPDLIPLCHPLALSGVDVRLAVTDEAVEISATVRTTDRTGVEMEALTAVSIAALTVVDMVKAVDKAAVVTDIRVEEKTGGASGDWSRAG